A single region of the Lysinibacillus sp. B2A1 genome encodes:
- a CDS encoding ABC transporter substrate-binding protein yields the protein MKKIGLSLFVFIMLCLYGCADDTEKRSAASDDLSNAAETKIVKDKIGKVKLPSNPSRIADLSGSTEELLVIGIKPVVSSNTDIEDASRFSPVVRKELGTTTVNAGWYASDINIEAVASAKPDLIIAGARHENQYEQLQKIAPTVMVPYDFNGFQERFNFIANLFDKQEELEKWYAAYETKAQQWAIDIKEKTKDETFAIIEATAKEIRIYAATGVADMVFNDLQLSKAEGTPEPDPWGGRVTSVEALASFQPDHIILMADNGPTILDDNNVWDSMNAVKNKHIYRITSAKNYNYAFTAMGKMELIDELGELIVKN from the coding sequence TTGAAAAAAATAGGGCTTAGTTTATTCGTTTTTATCATGCTCTGTCTTTATGGCTGTGCAGACGATACAGAAAAAAGGAGTGCGGCTTCAGATGACTTAAGCAATGCTGCGGAAACCAAAATAGTGAAAGATAAGATTGGAAAAGTGAAACTACCAAGTAATCCTTCACGAATAGCAGATCTTTCAGGTTCAACCGAGGAGCTGCTGGTTATCGGCATCAAGCCAGTGGTTAGCTCCAATACGGATATTGAAGATGCGTCTAGGTTTTCACCCGTTGTTCGAAAGGAATTAGGCACAACTACAGTAAATGCCGGATGGTATGCATCGGATATTAATATTGAGGCAGTAGCTTCTGCAAAGCCAGACTTGATTATTGCAGGTGCAAGACATGAAAACCAATATGAGCAATTACAAAAAATAGCCCCAACGGTGATGGTTCCTTATGATTTTAATGGCTTTCAGGAGCGCTTTAATTTTATTGCTAATCTTTTTGATAAGCAAGAAGAGCTGGAAAAATGGTATGCAGCCTATGAAACAAAGGCACAGCAATGGGCAATTGATATTAAGGAAAAAACAAAGGATGAGACCTTCGCTATTATTGAAGCTACTGCAAAGGAAATTCGAATTTACGCTGCTACAGGAGTTGCAGATATGGTGTTTAACGACTTACAGCTATCAAAGGCAGAGGGAACCCCAGAGCCAGATCCTTGGGGTGGCAGGGTAACTAGTGTGGAGGCATTAGCTTCTTTTCAACCTGATCATATCATTCTAATGGCTGACAACGGACCTACTATATTAGATGACAATAATGTGTGGGACAGTATGAATGCTGTAAAGAATAAGCATATTTATCGAATTACCAGTGCCAAGAACTATAATTATGCCTTTACAGCGATGGGAAAAATGGAGCTAATAGATGAACTAGGTGAGCTTATCGTAAAAAACTAA
- a CDS encoding MFS transporter, which translates to MEGREMRNFWLFVTTGMLLIVTTTGFARMAYGIILPFMQQGLSLSTTQSGLLGTMLFLGYLLTVGLSGMLTMRIGAKNVLLVGGGLAILGLGGLVFVTGFWWAAIALFLAGAGSAFVYTPLLSIAVSLYPKKRGTVMGLLMSGAGIGMLLSGLLVPFMLQQFPELGWRGAWLIFAIMTIVVVLLAFWVIKQPQAIAEKGTTGDSNAAWRSKELYMITGMYFAVGLVYLIPNLYQTSYMKELGISTATAGSIYAIAGIVSIGGAPFWGMLADKIGVKKALIAALLLSVIGDILPIMRDNTGGFILSSIIWGSSLGGVLVLIQMKASQQVSPSYVASAIGFISIFYAIGQMMGPGIAGWLIEYAGGFKMAYGFGAIVFFITLLLSTVLKGENMQEQ; encoded by the coding sequence ATGGAGGGAAGGGAAATGAGAAATTTTTGGCTGTTTGTTACAACCGGTATGTTATTGATTGTAACAACGACAGGGTTTGCGCGTATGGCCTATGGGATTATCTTACCCTTTATGCAGCAGGGGCTGTCACTGTCAACAACACAATCTGGGCTACTAGGAACAATGCTTTTTCTAGGCTATTTACTAACCGTAGGGCTTTCGGGAATGCTAACAATGCGCATTGGTGCAAAAAATGTTCTGCTTGTTGGGGGTGGTCTTGCTATTTTAGGCTTGGGAGGTCTAGTATTTGTCACAGGCTTTTGGTGGGCTGCTATCGCTTTGTTCTTAGCAGGAGCAGGAAGTGCATTTGTTTATACACCTCTACTATCTATAGCTGTTAGCCTATATCCAAAGAAACGAGGCACTGTGATGGGACTGCTAATGAGCGGAGCTGGTATTGGGATGCTATTATCAGGTTTACTCGTGCCATTTATGCTACAGCAATTTCCAGAGTTAGGTTGGAGGGGAGCTTGGTTAATATTCGCAATCATGACCATTGTAGTAGTGTTGTTAGCATTTTGGGTAATAAAGCAACCACAGGCTATAGCTGAAAAGGGTACTACTGGGGATAGTAACGCTGCTTGGCGAAGTAAGGAGCTGTATATGATTACAGGTATGTATTTCGCTGTTGGACTAGTCTATCTAATCCCTAATTTATATCAAACAAGCTATATGAAGGAGCTTGGCATTTCAACTGCTACAGCAGGCTCTATCTATGCAATTGCAGGCATCGTTTCTATTGGCGGAGCTCCATTTTGGGGAATGTTGGCTGATAAAATCGGTGTAAAAAAAGCTTTGATAGCAGCATTGCTATTATCTGTTATAGGAGATATCCTTCCAATTATGCGAGATAATACAGGAGGGTTTATATTATCCTCCATTATATGGGGCTCTTCACTTGGTGGAGTTCTTGTTTTGATTCAAATGAAGGCTAGCCAGCAGGTGTCACCTTCGTATGTAGCATCCGCTATAGGTTTTATTTCCATTTTCTATGCGATTGGTCAAATGATGGGGCCAGGAATTGCAGGCTGGCTTATTGAGTATGCAGGAGGATTTAAAATGGCTTATGGCTTTGGTGCAATCGTATTCTTTATCACACTACTTCTGTCAACTGTTCTTAAAGGTGAGAATATGCAGGAACAATAG
- a CDS encoding AraC family transcriptional regulator, producing MVTTSMKVDFHQNFNHFYHAFEILSSQEIPQDYMSFQSSVKDGAIHRLSPRKDLEVVVSNYSFYKEHRMDMLTAKPMVEISFCLQGTRGVQISDCAYEITAGTCSLQFIEQVEASFLFNKNESYQMVGIGIPVSTFNHYMNKIDGYGESSMNFDEVLKGTSYRLFQEKINAIDTLILKQMLHGIAAKKMTNLELEYTVLQLLMRTFQTFLSHPIHLTEFSNSDREKIRQAQVIIIENMMNPPSLMELSRLIGLNDFKLKKGFKEMFGTTVFGYLREKRLEKASYLLQNGSMNVTEVANAVGYSNPSYFAEAFKGKYGINPREVLKKSSQPFAEGNNL from the coding sequence ATGGTGACAACCTCTATGAAAGTTGATTTTCATCAAAATTTTAATCATTTTTATCATGCATTCGAAATACTGAGTTCACAGGAAATACCACAGGATTACATGTCTTTTCAGTCAAGTGTAAAAGATGGAGCTATTCATCGACTTAGCCCTCGTAAGGATTTGGAAGTGGTCGTTTCTAATTATTCATTTTATAAAGAGCATCGAATGGATATGCTCACAGCAAAGCCTATGGTAGAAATTAGCTTCTGTCTACAAGGAACAAGGGGAGTTCAAATTTCGGATTGTGCCTATGAAATAACTGCTGGGACATGTTCATTACAATTTATTGAACAAGTAGAGGCTAGCTTTTTATTCAATAAAAATGAATCTTATCAAATGGTTGGTATTGGTATTCCAGTTTCAACCTTTAATCATTATATGAATAAAATAGATGGCTATGGTGAGAGTTCTATGAATTTTGATGAAGTTCTTAAAGGAACCTCCTATCGCCTCTTTCAGGAAAAAATTAATGCTATAGATACGCTTATTTTAAAGCAAATGCTGCATGGTATAGCTGCTAAAAAAATGACAAATTTAGAGCTTGAATATACTGTTTTACAACTGTTAATGAGAACATTTCAAACTTTTCTTAGCCACCCAATTCATCTAACGGAATTCTCAAATAGTGATAGGGAAAAGATACGTCAAGCACAGGTCATTATAATTGAAAATATGATGAATCCACCCTCCTTAATGGAATTGTCGCGTTTAATCGGGTTAAATGATTTTAAATTAAAAAAGGGCTTTAAAGAAATGTTCGGCACAACAGTATTTGGCTATTTACGTGAAAAACGTTTAGAGAAGGCTAGTTATTTACTACAAAATGGCTCAATGAATGTAACAGAGGTTGCCAATGCAGTAGGCTATTCCAATCCAAGCTATTTTGCTGAAGCATTTAAGGGGAAGTATGGAATAAATCCTAGAGAGGTATTAAAGAAATCTTCTCAGCCATTTGCCGAAGGGAACAATCTATGA
- a CDS encoding Fe3+-hydroxamate ABC transporter substrate-binding protein, with the protein MWEQRDSLLSHIFYQPIQIIQLEDMLEPYKHSSPLPCIIIVYDGSANYTLQNQQIELRARTIMFWDCISNFHIPNNSDVSGIVIEYCPFGVGESSLFQKITMIQDCSYNIMSLALKIEKEARAIKKTHPFRLQKLFADLLETLYTELNQSRQQKEESWIEIALEYIHLHFQEEVTREQMAEKAQVSPEHFSRTFLKHTGYPFTKYLTLLRVRETQKKLLYEMPKLDDLARDVGYREGNYLSRKFKQLVGLSPSVYYQKPKRVITLNTNHTACLLALGIIPELGVFSPYIESLQPVPSVHKLKGYEHDVATNYEEIIAACPDVIINYSGERERKALLSLAPVFELPCMQLSWREQFRLIANIVDKQELFGEWLYQYNEQIADCNHILDQRIGQRGTAIVWEIGSNAAYCLDSSYGRGSQILYDDLGFSRPNSIVAQSIRESGFFSAEIEELVHFPADHIFITAIPKHDLGKKRLMQVLHSEQWQSMEAVRKKQVYFINQYELFYGYDPLSTAAQLEELMRVLTS; encoded by the coding sequence ATGTGGGAGCAGAGGGATAGCCTACTTTCCCATATTTTTTATCAGCCTATACAAATAATTCAATTAGAAGATATGCTAGAACCCTATAAACACTCCTCCCCATTACCATGTATCATCATTGTTTATGATGGTAGTGCTAACTATACTCTTCAAAATCAGCAAATTGAGCTTCGTGCTAGAACCATAATGTTTTGGGATTGTATCAGTAATTTTCATATTCCCAATAATAGTGATGTGAGTGGAATAGTCATCGAGTATTGCCCGTTCGGAGTAGGAGAATCCAGCTTGTTTCAAAAAATCACCATGATACAAGATTGTTCCTATAATATTATGAGTCTGGCATTGAAAATAGAGAAGGAAGCAAGGGCTATTAAAAAAACGCATCCATTCCGCCTACAGAAATTATTCGCTGACTTGTTAGAGACGCTTTACACAGAATTAAATCAGTCTAGACAGCAAAAAGAAGAATCATGGATTGAAATTGCACTAGAATATATTCATTTACATTTTCAGGAGGAAGTGACTCGTGAACAAATGGCAGAAAAGGCCCAAGTGAGTCCAGAACATTTTTCGCGCACATTTCTTAAGCATACGGGTTATCCATTTACTAAATACTTAACATTACTAAGAGTCCGTGAAACACAAAAGAAGCTATTGTATGAAATGCCTAAATTAGATGATCTTGCACGAGATGTTGGCTATCGAGAAGGGAACTATTTAAGCAGGAAATTTAAACAGCTCGTGGGTTTATCACCTTCCGTCTATTATCAAAAGCCGAAGCGTGTCATTACCTTGAATACAAACCATACAGCATGCTTATTAGCGCTTGGGATTATACCTGAATTGGGTGTATTTTCACCATATATTGAGAGTTTACAGCCGGTTCCTTCAGTACATAAGCTAAAAGGCTATGAGCATGATGTTGCCACAAATTATGAGGAAATTATAGCGGCATGTCCAGATGTCATTATTAACTATAGTGGTGAAAGAGAGAGAAAAGCATTGCTTTCATTGGCACCTGTATTTGAGCTTCCATGTATGCAGTTAAGCTGGCGAGAACAGTTTCGTCTAATTGCCAATATTGTTGACAAACAGGAACTATTTGGAGAATGGCTATATCAATATAATGAACAAATAGCGGATTGTAATCATATCCTTGATCAACGGATTGGGCAAAGAGGTACTGCAATTGTATGGGAAATAGGTAGCAATGCAGCCTATTGTCTAGATAGTAGCTATGGTAGGGGAAGTCAAATATTATATGATGATTTAGGGTTTAGTCGACCAAATTCGATTGTTGCTCAAAGTATTAGGGAATCTGGTTTTTTTTCAGCAGAAATTGAAGAGCTCGTTCATTTTCCAGCAGATCATATTTTTATCACGGCTATCCCTAAGCATGATTTGGGTAAAAAACGCCTTATGCAGGTGCTACACTCAGAACAATGGCAGTCAATGGAGGCTGTACGTAAGAAACAAGTGTATTTTATCAATCAGTATGAATTATTTTATGGATATGACCCATTGTCTACAGCAGCTCAGTTGGAAGAATTGATGAGAGTATTGACATCATAA
- a CDS encoding ABC transporter substrate-binding protein, with amino-acid sequence MLLQKRKIIASLFLGLLLLLAACGNTTTSTTTNKESKLADTKKVQTMNGEIEIPINPKRIVAEEYIATLIVLNVEPIGAPGLTLENYYLKDSLKGVASIGTYGKPSTEKIIGLKPDLIITGNGDNYEVLSKIAPTVVIPYGELKDAHEELTYFGQLLGKEQEAKDWLTKYDQKIADAKAQVDAIIPADASFSIIEDAGKKLYVYGDNFGRGGQPVYQSLGRKPPAKIADEIMEKQWAEISEEMLTEYAGDYIILTADTRTLEDFKKDPIWSSLPAVKNDHLYIWPEERSWYYDPTAVLAQVEELTKWLTSKK; translated from the coding sequence TTGCTATTACAAAAAAGAAAAATCATTGCTTCACTTTTTCTTGGGTTACTGCTTTTATTAGCTGCTTGTGGGAATACGACAACCTCAACCACTACGAATAAAGAGAGCAAATTAGCAGATACAAAAAAGGTACAAACTATGAATGGAGAGATTGAGATACCCATAAACCCGAAGCGTATCGTTGCTGAAGAATATATTGCAACTTTAATTGTGTTAAATGTAGAGCCTATAGGTGCACCTGGATTAACGCTTGAAAATTATTATTTAAAGGATTCCTTAAAAGGAGTTGCAAGCATTGGTACTTATGGAAAGCCATCCACAGAAAAAATTATAGGCTTAAAACCAGATTTAATTATTACAGGAAATGGAGATAATTATGAAGTTTTAAGTAAAATTGCTCCAACTGTTGTGATCCCTTATGGTGAATTAAAAGATGCACATGAAGAACTTACATACTTTGGTCAATTATTAGGTAAGGAACAGGAAGCAAAGGACTGGCTAACAAAGTATGATCAAAAAATTGCTGATGCTAAAGCACAAGTGGATGCGATAATCCCAGCGGATGCAAGCTTTTCAATTATTGAAGATGCGGGTAAAAAACTGTATGTTTATGGTGATAACTTTGGTCGTGGTGGACAGCCAGTCTATCAGTCACTTGGAAGAAAGCCGCCTGCAAAAATTGCAGATGAAATTATGGAAAAGCAGTGGGCAGAAATTTCAGAGGAAATGCTAACAGAATACGCAGGTGACTATATTATTTTGACAGCAGATACTCGAACGCTTGAGGATTTTAAGAAAGATCCCATTTGGAGTAGCTTACCAGCAGTAAAAAATGATCATCTTTACATCTGGCCTGAGGAACGTTCTTGGTATTATGATCCAACTGCTGTCCTTGCTCAAGTTGAAGAATTAACCAAATGGCTTACAAGTAAAAAATAA
- a CDS encoding AraC family transcriptional regulator, which translates to MKIEDHLLLWKSASLRIFDIRYTRIEQDEQLASYRFPASSFLYAKKGKANVLLDGKSYRLENSHILHSGKGGCLHISSVEEAFEYYLILYKASMSFPCKTEILALMEHDNPFQYQYAFQVYHALTLQEKLEAMHSEWETQGNLEHFHVKALFYQFVYELLRQLYKQQVHVHKPDLVEQIKGYIEEYYSQPITRESIAQILNYSVPYLAKQFKRKTGRSIIDYLIHIRIHKAQQLLLHTQASLQEIAFSVGYEDVSYFIRIFKKYNGLTPVQFRQQNQHRRNESYRPIHWLSLSNDKKLLQYYIDNDNYYHYIQKGDLPMNKKAKSSIMATLLLCFTLLLSACSGTTITASNNGETKAPTNQSTDVQSTTKIVSTVNGDVEIPIDPKRIVTDYYPGFLLTMGIKPIGTQELYMKSPYLKEHNKGIAYFEESLEAVVDLKPDLIITGDEKKYEAYAKIAPTILIPFTLEMDATLEEFSRILDKEEEVKSWLDDYNQRVAKARQTVQNIIGKDETVTILAGGAKNDITLYGNGYTGRSFYDGLGLTAPAKIVEDIDPEKPWLQLSPELLTDYAGDYIFMAVDKAVETYDYKN; encoded by the coding sequence ATGAAAATAGAGGATCATTTACTTTTGTGGAAATCGGCCTCTCTTCGCATATTTGATATCCGTTATACAAGGATAGAGCAAGATGAACAGCTTGCCTCATATCGGTTTCCTGCAAGCAGTTTCCTATATGCCAAGAAGGGAAAAGCAAATGTTTTATTGGATGGTAAGAGCTATAGGCTAGAAAATTCTCATATATTACATAGTGGTAAAGGGGGATGCCTACATATCAGCTCAGTAGAGGAAGCCTTTGAGTATTACCTGATTCTTTATAAAGCAAGTATGTCTTTTCCTTGTAAAACGGAGATACTTGCATTAATGGAACATGATAATCCATTCCAATACCAATATGCGTTTCAAGTTTATCATGCATTGACTTTACAAGAAAAACTTGAAGCCATGCATAGTGAATGGGAAACACAAGGGAACTTAGAGCATTTCCATGTTAAAGCATTGTTTTATCAATTTGTTTACGAGCTTTTACGACAGCTCTATAAACAACAGGTGCATGTTCATAAACCTGATCTAGTTGAGCAAATTAAAGGTTATATTGAAGAATATTATAGTCAGCCAATTACGAGAGAATCCATTGCACAAATTTTAAATTATAGTGTGCCCTATCTAGCAAAGCAGTTCAAACGTAAGACAGGTAGAAGTATTATTGATTATCTTATTCATATAAGAATTCATAAGGCACAACAATTATTACTACATACCCAAGCAAGCTTGCAGGAAATAGCTTTCAGTGTTGGCTATGAAGATGTTTCCTATTTTATTCGTATTTTTAAAAAATACAATGGGTTAACCCCTGTGCAATTTAGACAACAAAATCAGCATAGACGGAATGAATCGTATCGTCCTATTCATTGGCTCTCTTTGTCTAATGACAAGAAGTTACTGCAATATTATATTGATAATGATAATTATTATCATTATATACAAAAAGGAGATTTACCGATGAATAAGAAAGCAAAGTCTTCTATTATGGCGACTTTATTGTTATGCTTCACTTTATTGCTTAGTGCATGTTCTGGTACTACCATTACTGCTTCTAATAATGGAGAGACAAAAGCACCGACTAATCAGTCTACAGACGTACAATCGACAACGAAAATCGTATCTACGGTGAATGGTGATGTAGAAATTCCTATTGACCCAAAACGTATTGTGACCGATTATTATCCAGGTTTTTTATTAACTATGGGCATTAAACCAATAGGAACACAGGAGCTTTATATGAAGAGCCCTTATTTGAAAGAGCATAATAAAGGAATTGCTTATTTTGAAGAATCTCTTGAAGCAGTAGTTGACTTAAAACCTGACCTTATAATTACTGGAGACGAGAAGAAATATGAAGCATATGCCAAAATAGCACCTACTATCTTAATACCATTTACTTTAGAAATGGATGCAACATTGGAGGAGTTTAGTAGAATTTTAGATAAAGAGGAAGAAGTGAAGTCTTGGTTAGATGACTATAATCAAAGAGTAGCTAAAGCCAGACAAACTGTTCAAAATATTATTGGTAAGGATGAAACAGTTACGATTTTAGCTGGTGGAGCAAAAAATGACATAACATTATACGGTAATGGCTATACAGGGCGGTCATTTTATGATGGGCTTGGACTAACTGCACCCGCAAAGATAGTAGAGGATATTGATCCTGAAAAGCCTTGGCTGCAATTATCACCTGAATTGCTTACAGATTATGCGGGTGATTATATTTTTATGGCTGTTGATAAAGCTGTGGAAACATACGATTATAAAAACTAG
- a CDS encoding MFS transporter, translating into MQPKKVIFLSMIICYIGFGVIIPILAPLIREIGLQERHAGIVISIAALVLLLAAPFWGAQSDRIGRKKVMVIGFIGFSFSLAFFAFLGWVGMKDLLPINVVFMLLLSSRILFGFFFPAISSSSQALMADLTSVQERSAGMAMIGAATGIGFIIGPALGALLSTINLIFPVIITAVLALIAVILIAIQIPKTEPTLVANKRTKIKLTTSGLRPYLLIATSVMSMIVMLQVTSGFFIQDRFSLDSKETAIWVGIGMFAVGIMMALVQMTVIQKRQYSPRRLVRIGLPILLLGFVLLIEWNHLAGFVIAFMLFGIGGGFLMSGYTSGISLAAGKENQGAAGGLTAVATGVGSLVAPIVGTELYRIHPNTPYWICITISLLLIIYVFSSHKGLVIDHTAKKETRENKASLV; encoded by the coding sequence TTGCAGCCAAAAAAAGTTATTTTTTTATCAATGATTATTTGTTATATAGGTTTCGGGGTAATAATCCCAATTCTTGCACCCTTAATTCGCGAGATAGGGCTTCAGGAAAGGCATGCTGGAATTGTTATTTCTATCGCTGCCTTAGTATTATTACTAGCGGCTCCTTTTTGGGGAGCACAAAGTGATCGTATAGGTCGGAAAAAGGTCATGGTAATTGGATTTATTGGTTTCTCATTTAGCTTAGCCTTTTTCGCCTTTTTAGGATGGGTAGGCATGAAGGATTTATTACCAATCAATGTTGTATTCATGCTATTACTTAGCTCAAGGATTTTGTTTGGCTTCTTTTTCCCAGCGATTTCATCATCCTCACAGGCATTGATGGCAGATCTCACATCTGTGCAAGAAAGATCAGCAGGTATGGCCATGATAGGTGCAGCTACAGGCATTGGCTTTATTATTGGTCCGGCCTTAGGAGCACTTCTATCAACAATCAATCTAATTTTCCCAGTTATTATCACAGCTGTCCTTGCATTAATCGCTGTCATTTTAATAGCCATACAAATTCCTAAAACAGAGCCGACCTTAGTAGCCAATAAACGCACTAAAATTAAATTAACAACTAGTGGTCTTCGTCCCTATCTACTTATTGCTACGAGTGTTATGTCCATGATTGTTATGCTTCAAGTAACATCTGGATTTTTTATACAGGATCGTTTTTCATTAGATTCTAAGGAAACAGCAATCTGGGTAGGTATTGGTATGTTTGCCGTTGGTATAATGATGGCGCTTGTACAAATGACAGTTATTCAAAAACGTCAGTATTCACCACGTAGACTTGTACGTATCGGTTTGCCAATACTTCTATTAGGCTTTGTCCTATTAATAGAGTGGAATCATTTAGCTGGATTTGTGATTGCCTTTATGCTGTTTGGCATTGGTGGAGGTTTTCTAATGTCGGGTTATACATCTGGCATTTCCTTGGCAGCTGGAAAGGAAAATCAGGGTGCTGCTGGCGGTTTAACAGCCGTTGCTACTGGAGTTGGTTCATTAGTTGCACCAATTGTTGGGACAGAATTATATCGTATACATCCAAATACACCTTATTGGATTTGCATTACAATTAGTCTTCTACTAATTATATATGTATTTTCTTCACATAAAGGCTTAGTCATTGATCATACTGCAAAGAAAGAGACAAGAGAAAACAAAGCATCTCTTGTATAA
- a CDS encoding ABC transporter, which yields MCRLKNYKCIFVFLCLLLMVTGCSRNTTEVDMKKEAPNSTVEQTQYPKIIHHLEGSTTIDKKPERIATPYISFVDYLAVLGVFPIAGQGIGTIQRNFPYLNELIKDHTIIDLGQEVDIEKVLAVKPDLIIAADDMSDKYEQLSKIAPTVILPQAGDWRETLMQIGEIVGAEEKVREVLVDFDEKTARYKQELSKYSNETVLFTMYQGKEKFVTWDIERFEPFYNGLGLKPVPEAEKGGTISLEGLGKLNPDHIFVVNNWQTPIAGGVEKDLEHSAVWSSLNAVKNKQVYYLDDPSLPGPLALAKIKGIEDIYNALK from the coding sequence ATGTGTAGATTGAAAAATTATAAATGTATTTTTGTTTTTCTTTGTTTACTACTCATGGTGACAGGATGTTCTAGGAACACAACAGAAGTAGATATGAAGAAGGAGGCTCCTAATTCTACAGTGGAACAGACTCAGTATCCAAAAATAATTCACCATTTAGAAGGCAGTACAACTATTGATAAAAAGCCCGAAAGAATTGCGACACCCTACATATCCTTTGTAGATTATTTAGCTGTTTTAGGTGTATTTCCAATTGCTGGTCAAGGGATTGGTACTATTCAGAGAAATTTCCCTTACTTAAATGAGTTAATAAAAGATCATACAATTATAGATCTTGGTCAGGAAGTAGATATTGAAAAGGTACTTGCTGTTAAACCAGATTTGATTATTGCAGCTGATGATATGAGCGACAAATACGAACAATTATCTAAAATAGCTCCAACAGTGATTTTGCCACAAGCAGGCGATTGGAGAGAAACATTAATGCAAATTGGTGAAATTGTTGGAGCTGAAGAAAAAGTAAGAGAAGTACTAGTAGATTTTGATGAAAAAACGGCTAGATATAAACAAGAACTTAGTAAGTATAGTAATGAAACTGTATTGTTTACAATGTACCAGGGGAAAGAAAAATTTGTCACATGGGATATAGAAAGGTTTGAACCCTTTTATAATGGATTAGGATTAAAGCCAGTTCCAGAGGCTGAAAAAGGGGGAACCATAAGTCTAGAAGGCCTAGGTAAACTAAATCCAGATCATATTTTCGTTGTGAATAATTGGCAAACACCAATTGCAGGTGGTGTTGAAAAAGATTTGGAACATAGCGCCGTTTGGTCAAGTTTAAACGCAGTTAAAAATAAGCAAGTTTATTACTTAGATGATCCATCTTTACCTGGTCCATTAGCTCTTGCCAAAATAAAAGGAATTGAAGATATTTATAATGCATTAAAATAG
- a CDS encoding AraC family transcriptional regulator, translating to MNLNIDTNDLDSLYSEIECRQLIFPSNQKTYNLSIHNGSGIIERQLLRVGMEMNWFQAQTNEPISLSCDVRYPHLELFYPLSGDGFWGTNGKEFSLAANTSNFLFVQDTKIYSELAPKEKVVMMELRIDLRYFKQLLLENKHLFEQSFFCQQISEPSYIHRLIEQIKNCPYTGMLKQLYIEGKALELLTLHLNGIELEENKKKAATKLNETDIHALYHAKEILNNCWRTPPSILALAKMIGLNDYKLKYGFKELFDTTVFGYVRDLRMLEARKILEHGKANVSETALMVGYQNLSHFATLFRKTFGYNPSEILKK from the coding sequence TTGAATTTAAACATCGATACAAATGATTTAGACTCACTCTATAGCGAAATTGAATGCAGACAGTTGATTTTTCCATCTAATCAAAAAACTTACAACTTATCAATCCATAATGGCTCAGGCATTATTGAAAGACAGCTTTTAAGAGTAGGTATGGAAATGAATTGGTTTCAGGCTCAAACAAATGAACCTATATCTTTAAGCTGCGACGTTCGTTATCCTCACCTTGAATTGTTCTATCCACTATCTGGGGATGGTTTTTGGGGAACAAATGGCAAGGAATTTAGCTTAGCTGCCAACACCTCCAATTTTCTATTTGTTCAAGACACGAAAATATATTCAGAGCTGGCGCCGAAGGAAAAGGTAGTCATGATGGAATTACGTATAGATTTAAGGTACTTTAAACAATTATTATTAGAAAATAAACATCTTTTTGAGCAGTCATTTTTTTGTCAGCAAATATCCGAGCCCTCTTACATTCATAGACTAATCGAGCAAATAAAGAATTGTCCTTATACTGGTATGCTGAAACAGCTCTATATAGAGGGAAAAGCACTTGAATTATTAACCCTTCATTTAAACGGAATAGAGCTTGAAGAGAATAAGAAAAAAGCCGCCACGAAGCTTAATGAAACTGATATTCATGCTCTCTATCATGCTAAGGAGATTTTAAACAACTGCTGGAGAACGCCTCCAAGTATTTTAGCACTAGCCAAAATGATTGGCTTAAATGACTATAAATTAAAATATGGCTTTAAAGAACTATTTGATACAACCGTATTCGGCTATGTTAGAGATTTGCGGATGCTAGAAGCTCGAAAAATTTTAGAGCATGGAAAGGCAAATGTCAGCGAAACAGCGCTAATGGTTGGGTATCAAAATTTAAGTCATTTTGCTACATTATTTCGGAAAACATTTGGTTATAACCCTAGTGAAATATTAAAAAAATAG